From one Dryobates pubescens isolate bDryPub1 chromosome 2, bDryPub1.pri, whole genome shotgun sequence genomic stretch:
- the LOC128898571 gene encoding protein mono-ADP-ribosyltransferase PARP14-like yields MAGKRPGGFPLLIRGDWGPAGPPAALKKKLLCYFQSKKRSGGGECELWAATGTGHLHVFFARSDVKQRVLERSCHKLCLGEKGELKLIVTDPETAVAAEEEKALDEKLAPTKQ; encoded by the exons ATGGCGGGGAAGCGCCCGGGCGGCTTTCCGCTGCTGATCCGCGGTGACTGGGGTCCTGCCGGCCCACCGGCCGCCCTGAAgaagaagctgctctgctactTCCAGAGCAAGAAGCGCTCGGGCGGCGGCGAGTGTGAGCTGTGGGCTGCCACCGGTACCGGGCACCTCCACGTCTTTTTCGCCCGCTCCGACG tGAAGCAGCGAGTTCTTGAGAGATCATGTCATAAGCTGTGTttgggagaaaaaggagaattGAAGTTGATAGTCACAGATCCTGAAACAGCAGTAgctgctgaagaggagaaggcgtTAGATGAAAAATTAGCTCCCACTAAG CAGTGA
- the PARP14 gene encoding protein mono-ADP-ribosyltransferase PARP14 has translation MAGQQPGGFPLLVRGDWGAADPPHALKKKLLCYFQSQKRSGGGECELRTGTGYVLVCFALPDVRQRVLEQRVHELEWGPRKRLSLVVTELPVDGDPAQEIGPAGGAAAPANESQVFLPTCQNKEASACTLQEKTESCEKLEAEKATSRKSIIVTTAFGEEIEDEVVEMYFENKKKSGGGTIESYVKKDQQIIITFQDEEDAQEVLQKKHHSVKKIGLFVKPLEVEESQESQLPHRVVLENVQETTKECMLIMLIENVSGLSEDDGDFSVEMIPELHAAVVTFTGNTAERKFTENLNQNRRAKQQNITARCLELTNCVRVENIPPGTPTDYITVYFENKKNGGAQVICVQQLPDEEAAIVTFSDHKDVTNILANQHSLNKTPVSVYPYYTSLETALYGKEGPQIKTPDPVTLPLDFYIWCYLQINNRLVEAISCEMSKCNCVLTWPEPQCAEPKVTLHPSDALYERKRSVAQLVKTWKEEVSTAFSQSISKYEAIECQVNAEVWDAIKNSFTHDEVMIIPCLSNELLVLVGERRVVSNVEQQLKILIEKATREIEREKRRTEAMVMMSPGEHAILQTAGLQEKICMEFPALQMTYDCLQKRINLCGVPEEVYKVKGEILENIRKMARKTVNIHPNIFTFLEHVDNETLSQSLFMSKQIGAFYELSKGDIILKGNTPEDLVKAEEEIKKELDYKTIAVEDGSVLQKKEWRILTEQNCSNRAVTVTQAESQVVIAGCSQAVAKAFEELFTFIDENTHIVKVIGGRPTVVMMFVEKEKGSAWKPLQNEGVKVNFSTQKKRRVVSLSGPRREVLKGVSLVEQILSGLHYKSVVIENPGAKSYFKERERFFAATANQDFKCLIRLEEESEEQLKEKQEHSNTGKPYMQVTLGGIVIAVYKADLCTHPADAVVNSANENLMHAGGLAGALSKAAGPELQQECDKLVREKGALHPGCAVITRAGKLPCKNVIHAVGPRWRQDEGEKCVFLLKKTVKKCLQLAEEFNHCSIALPAVSAGIFGFPLELCTCSIVSSIKETLEASMGESSLKEVHLVGIAQDYTEAFSKALKKVFSDCSSSNKSLPQPQPQPQQSKISQNTKNFPLVTTEEGLHILLKEGSIEDAKTDIVVISVPQDLRLDKGPLAKALLRKAGPMLQTGLKEEGLRKKPAQGSVLKTNGYNLDCSVVLHAVVPMWSKTHPSLKVLGNVVTKCLEIAEELSLMSITFPALGTGNLGFPKPLVAKLLFEKVFEFSSKNGVQSLQEVHFMLYPEDTENIVEFSAELQNWCENTVDIREEMASPKAVLQDAASSDTSSTPAQKVPEMTIGSVIFKVVEGDITKEATDVIVNITNKTFNLKTGVSKAILNGAGKAVEDECAQASQSNKSFITTQAGSLPCKKIIHFVAQGDIKQVVSTVLQECELQQYTSVTFPAIGTGEAGHDPAAAADDMIDAVTDFARSSSASSLKTVKVVIFQPHLMSVFHKSMQNRGHFKTVKAAISKIKSFFDSEKVKKKEEKLPRKKKAVLENKIDPAIVQICGEDKNKVEEAGNWLKKAILQEIIQTEITEEPIVRFGDTEREELNNIQKEFEVALSLNGNSIRISGVDKNVCKASSSIQQIIHRLKSREQEEQSAKLLQYITEWKYLKNDSYVPFDSLTNKLLEDAFSKKEKVVVATIDGNKYMVNIEKKCLLDDQGNSVPIMRIEKAKESIMLPATWDDMENQQLKVVELKPTTKEYKDVQTRFKATCQSFKIEKIERIQNQYLWKNYQIKKCEMDKKNGNRNNEKLLFHGTNKESSILINNKGFNRSYAGVHAAHYGKGTYFAVNANYSAQDTYSQPDASGKKYMYLAKVLVGEYSRGVQGAITPGAKDPSNSVDLFDSSTDNVDQPSMFIIFSDIQAYPAYLITFTK, from the exons CTAATGAATCCCAGGTGTTTCTTCCCACCTGCCAGAATAAGGAGGCTTCTGCGTGCACTCTGCAGGAAAAGACAG AATCATGTGAGAAATTGGAAGCAGAAAAAGCAACCTCTAGGAAATCTATCATAGTAACCACTGCCTTTGGGGAGGAAATAGAAGATGAGGTTGTGGAAATGTactttgaaaataaaaagaagtctGGTGGAGGGACCATTGAGTCCTACGTCAAAAAGGATCAGCAAATTATCATTACTTTTCAGGATGAGGAAG ATGCCCAAGAAGTTTTGCAAAAGAAgcatcactctgtgaagaaaattGGTCTGTTTGTGAAGCCACTTGAAGTGGAGGAGTCTCAAGAATCCCAGCTTCCCCACAGAGTTGTGCTCGAAAATGTGCAGGAGACGACAAAAGAGTGCATGTTAATTATGCTGATAGAGAATGTCAGTGGCTTGTCAGAGGATGATGGTGACTTCAGTGTGGAAATGATACCTGAATTACATGCTGCTGTGGTTACTTTCACTGGAAATACTG CTGAAAGGAAATTTACTGAAAATCTTAATCAAAACCGTAGAGCAAAGCAACAAAATATTACTGCACGGTGCCTTGAGCTAACAAATTGTGTTAGGGTTGAAAATATACCACCTGGCACACCCACTGACTATATAACTGTCTACTTTGAAAACAAGAAGAATGGAGGTGCCCAAGTGATATGTGTTCAGCAACTGCCTGATGAAGAAGCAGCTATCGTTACATTCAGTGACCATAAAG ATGTGACCAATATCCTGGCAAATCAGCATTCACTCAACAAAACACCAGTCTCTGTCTACCCTTACTACACCTCACTGGAAACAGCTCTATATGGAAAGGAAGGGCCACAAATAAAGACGCCAGATCCGGTTACATTGCCTCTGGATTTCTATATCTGGTGTTACTTGCAGATCAATAACAGGCTAGTTGAGGCAATAAGCTGTGAAATGTCAAAGTGTAATTGTGTGCTAACATGGCCTGAACCCCAGTGTGCAGAACCAAAAGTTACTTTGCATCCTTCGGACGCTCTGTATGAGCGGAAGAGATCGGTAGCTCAGTTGGTCAAGACATGGAAAGAAGAAGTTTCCACCGCGTTTTCACAGAGCATATCAAAGTATGAAGCAATTGAATGTCAAGTAAATGCAGAGGTGTGGGATGCCATTAAAAACAGCTTTACCCACGATGAAGTTATGATAATCCCATGTCTTTCCAATGAGTTACTTGTTCTAGTGGGTGAAAGAAGAGTTGTGAGCAATGTTGAACAACAACTGAAGATTTTGATAGAAAAAGCCACCAGAGAAATTGAAAGAGAAAAGCGAAGAACTGAAGCAATGGTGATGATGAGTCCAGGGGAACATGCAATTTTACAGACTGCTGGTCTGCAAGAAAAAATTTGTATGGagttcccagccctgcagatgaCTTACGATTGTTtgcagaagagaattaaccTGTGTGGGGTGCCTGAGGAAGTCTATAAAGTAAAAGGGGAAATATTGGAGAATATACGCAAAATGGCAAGGAAAACAGTTAATATCCACCCAAATATTTTCACGTTTTTAGAGCATGTTGATAATGAAACCCTGTCACAGAGCCTGTTTATGTCAAAACAAATTGGTGCCTTTTATGAGCTTAGCAAAGGAGACATCATCTTGAAAGGGAATACTCCTGAGGATCTTGTAAaagcagaagaagaaataaagaaggaaCTGGACTACAAAACCATTGCTGTGGAGGATGGGTCTGTGCTCCAGAAGAAGGAATGGAGGATACTTACTGAGCAGAACTGCTCTAACAGAGCTGTAACAGTCACTCAGGCAGAGAGTCAGGTCGTCATTGCTGGCTGTTCTCAAGCAGTAGCAAAAGCCTTTGAGGAGCTTTTTACCTTTATAGATGAAAACACGCACATAGTGAAGGTCATTGGAGGAAGGCCTACGGTGGTCATGATGTTTGTTGAGAAAGAGAAGGGCAGTGCTTGGAAACCCTTGCAGAATGAAGGTGTGAAAGTTAACTTCAGCACACAGAAGAAACGTAGAGTTGTATCTTTGAGTGGGCCAAGAAGAGAAGTGCTGAAGGGAGTTAGCCTAGTTGAGCAAATTCTGTCTGGCCTGCATTATAAGAGTGTAGTAATTGAAAATCCAGGAGCCAAGTCGTACTTCAAAGAGCGAGAACGCTTTTTTGCTGCCACTGCAAATCAAGACTTTAAGTGTCtaatcaggctggaagaggaatCAGAAGAacagctgaaagaaaaacaggaaCATAGTAATACAGGGAAGCCCTACATGCAGGTGACCTTAGGTGGAATTGTAATAGCAGTTTATAAAGCTGACTTGTGCACTCATCCTGCTGATGCTGTGGTAAATTCAGCTAATGAAAACTTAATGCACGCTGGGGGCCTTGCTGGTGCACTGTCAAAGGCAGCTggtccagagctgcagcaggagtgtgataagctggtgagggagaagggggctTTGCACCCTGGGTGTGCAGTTATCACGAGGGCCGGAAAACTCCCCTGCAAGAACGTCATCCACGCTGTTGGGCCTAGATGGAGGCAGGATGAAGGAGAGAAGTGTGTATTCTTGTTGAAAAAGACAGTGAAGAAAtgtctacaactagctgaagaATTTAATCATTGTTCCATAGCCCTTCCTGCTGTAAGTGCAGGGATTTTTGGCTTCCCTCTGGAACTATGTACGTGTTCAATTGTATCCTCCATCAAGGAGACCTTGGAAGCATCCATGGGGGAGAGCAGCTTGAAGGAGGTTCATCTTGTTGGTATTGCACAGGATTACACTGAGGCTTTCAGCAAGGCACTGAAAAAAGTGTTTTCAGATTGTTCATCTTCCAACAAGTCACTgcctcagcctcagcctcagcctcagCAAAGCAAAATTTCTCAAAATACAAAGAATTTCCCATTGGTAACAACTGAGGAAGGCCTTCACATCCTTCTGAAAGAAGGAAGCATTGAAGATGCTAAA ACAGACATTGTTGTCATCAGTGTTCCCCAAGATCTCCGGCTTGATAAAGGGCCTCTGGCTAAAGCTTTGCTACGCAAGGCAGGGCCAATGCTTCAGACAGGCTTAAAGGAAGAAGGCCTAAGAAAAAAACCTGCGCAAGGATCTGTGTTGAAAACAAATGGTTACAATCTCGACTGCAGTGTTGTTCTTCATGCTGTTGTACCTATGTGGTCCAAGACACATCCATCTTTAAAG GTCTTGGGCAATGTCGTCACAAAATGCCTGGAGATTGCTGAGGAGCTATCATTAATGTCAATTACCTTCCCAGCACTTGGGACAGGGAATTTAGGATTCCCAAAGCCTCTTGTTGCCAAATTACTGTTTGAAAAGGTGTTTGAGTTCAGTAGTAAAAATGGAGTACAGTCTCTTCAGGAAGTTCATTTTATGTTGTATCCAGAAGACACAGAAAACATTGTG GAATTCTCAGCTGAACTTCAGAACTGGTGTGAAAATACTGTAGATattagagaggaaatggcttcccCAAAGGCAGTGTTGCAAGACGCAG cttcctctgaTACCTCTTCAACCCCGGCACAGAAGGTACCTGAAATGACAATTGGCTCGGTCATATTCAAGGTGGTGGAAGGCGATATTACCAAGGAAGCAACAGATGTAATTGTAAACATAACAAACAAAACTTTCAACCTCAAAACAG GTGTTTCTAAAGCAATTCTGAATGGTGCTGGAAAAGCAGTTGAAGATGAATGTGCTCAAG CCTCCCAGTCTAACAAGAGCTTCATCACCACCCAAGCAGGAAGCCTGCCatgcaaaaaaataattcattttgtTGCCCAAGGGGATATCAAGCAGGTAGTCTCCACAGTGCTTCAGGAGTGTGAATTACAGCAATACACCTCTGTCACCTTCCCAGCGATTGGAACAG GTGAGGCAGGCCatgacccagctgcagcagctgacgACATGATAGATGCAGTAACTGACTTTgcaagaagcagctctgcttcatCTCTGAAAACTGTTAAAGTTGTCATCTTTCAGCCACACCTGATGAGTGTCTTCCATAAAAGCATGCAGAACAGAGGTCATTTTAAAACCGTCAAAGCAGCAATCTCCAAGATTAAAT CATTCTTTGACTCTGAGAAggtaaaaaagaaggaagaaaaacttcCCCGGAAGAAGAAGGCCGTTTTGGAAAACAAAATCGACCCAGCTATCGTGCAGATTTGTGGCGAAGACAAAAACAAAGTGGAGGAAGCTGGAAACTGGTTGAAAAAGGCAATTTTACAGGAAATTATtcaaacagaaatcacagaagagCCTATTGTTCGTTTTGGTGACACGGAGAGAGAGGAACTGAACAACATACAGAAGGAATTCGAAGTTGCTCTCAGTTTGAACGGTAACAGCATTCGAATTTCAGGTGTCGACAAAAATGTCTGTAAGGCTTCTTCATCCATTCAACAAATAATCCACAGGTTAAAATCTAGAGAACAGGAAGAGCAAAGTGCAAAACTTCTCCAGTACATAACAGAGTGGAAGTATCTTAAAAATGATTCCTATGTGCCCTTCGACAGTCTCACAAATAAGCTCTTGGAAGATGCTTTCTCAAAGAAGGAGAAAGTTGTTGTAGCCACCATTGATGGGAACAAGTACATGGTGAATATAGAAAAGAAATGTTTGCTGGATGACCAAGGAAACAGTGTACCCATTATGCGTATTGAAAAAGCCAAAG AGTCAATAATGCTCCCTGCAACGTGGGATGATATGGAGAACCAGCAACTCAAAGTAGTGGAActaaaaccaacaacaaaagaatATAAAGATGTGCAGACAAGGTTCAAGGCTACCTGTCAGTCGTTCAAAATTGAAAAG ATTGAAAGGATACAGAACCAATACTTATGGAAGAACTACCAAATAAAGAAGTGTGAAATGGATAAGAAAAATGGCAACAGAAATAATGAGAAGCTTCTGTTTCATGGGACAAATAAGGAGTCGTCAATCCTAATTAACAACAAGGGATTTAACCGGAGCTATGCTGGAGTTCATG CTGCACACTATGGAAAAGGAACATACTTTGCTGTTAATGCCAACTATTCTGCCCAAGACACCTACTCTCAACCAGATGCCAGTGGGAAGAAGTACATGTACTTGGCTAAAGTCCTTGTTGGAGAATATTCTCGGGGGGTACAAGGAGCAATTACTCCAGGCGCAAAAGACCCTAGTAACTCTGTAGATCTGTTTGACAGTTCAACTGATAACGTGGACCAACCATCCATGTTCATCATATTCAGTGACATTCAAGCCTATCCAGCATACCTTATCACTTTCACTAAATAA